The Proteiniphilum propionicum genome contains the following window.
AATAGCTTTAATACGCTTATTGCTTTCGTGTGTGATGTTGAAAATCTTCTTTCTCCTATCCTGCTCATTAGTACAATCATTCAATAATGGAAAAATATAACCGCCCTTCGAAGTGTTACCGTGCTTTTTGATTATCTTTTTCATTGGTTCCAGTATCGGGACGTTTAGATAGGTTTCATCATTACGGGTATTACGTGTTTTATACCTGACAAAATTAAGTTCGCCCAGTACAATATCAGTGTATTTCAAACGGAATATATCAGTGAAGTTTATCCCTGAACCATAAAAACTGAATAGCCATAAATCACGGCAAAACTCTGTTAGTTGATCCCCACAATCTAAACTCTCAATCGCATGTATCTGTCTTAAGGTTAAAGCAATCTTTTCACCCCCTTTTGAGGTCTTTATAAGGTACTTCCCACGCCCAAAGGGGTAGGCATCATCTTTCAAATAAGGCTTGCCATCGTTGTTTATAATAGCCCTAAGCGTGCGTATGTATAGACTTATTGTTGCAGTCTTAACTCCTTCAGCTGTCAGGTGTGCTTCATAATTATTTAAAAATGATACTGTGATTGAATTGAAAGAAATATTCTTTCCCTTGTAATTTTCAAGTGAGTTCCTGACAGTTTTATAAATTGTGCTGTTTCCAATCCTGTTACTCTTAATAAGTGCATCAATCTTTGAGTTAAAAGCATCATTGACAGTTTTAATATCAGACTTCCCCAACTCAATATTAAGTGCATCAAATGAAAAGTTATCGGAAAGACTTTTTACTTTTGGCTCCAGAATTTTATTAAAATAATTAGATAGATCTTCAAACAATGGTTTCAGATGGTTTGCATTTTTTTTGTTAAACTCCTTCGGTTCTGATTTCTCGAACAATTCCCAGTCATCTGCATTCAATGATTTGCCAGTTGAGTAGTAAATTCTTTTTCTGTTAAATGTTATGCACCATCTCAATGGGCAATCGCCTGACTTATCCCTTCGTCTAATATCTCTAAATAACCTTACATTTAAACCTTCACCGTTCGAATAATAATACTTCATAGCAACATGATTTTTGCCTGTGGGCTGTTAATGTTAATGCACACGTTTTGCACACACAAATATAATAAATAATTGTGAAATAAAGAAATATAATGAAAGAAATATATTTATAAATGTATTGTAAATAAGGCTGTTGTATTAGTATCAGAAAAATCAGGAAAACATAAGAAATGTAAATAAATACGCCTTCTAAGCTGTGGGTCGTGGGTTCGAATCCCGCCCGGATCACTCTAAAAATAAGGCAGTTACAAGTAAAAATGTAGCTGCTTTCTTTTTTGTTATGACATGTTTATGACATTAAATTTGTAAACATGATGTATGTTATCTTTTTTACATGCAATCAAAACCTTCATTTCTTAAATTTAGCTCTTCTGAAAAATCTTCCAATTTCATATATTGGGGTCTTTAAGGGCTATCAAATACATCAATTCTAATTTGTACTTTTATAAAGGTTTCAAGTTCAAAACAATGTAAGCTACCCCTTTTTAGGACAGTCTTTGATTAGACTGCTAAATTAGTTGTTTATGTATACAATGTTATGATGTCGGACAGATTTTTGATAAGCCACTCCCAATACGAGGCGATACAGCGGGCAAGACTGCCCGTAAGGGCACTCGTCTTGGCCTTGACCGCTGTAGCGGCTCGTGTTACCTTTGCTTGTCAAAACATCTGTCATACTGCTTCCTTTCTTTTTATCAGTTCTTCCCTATATTCAAAGGGCGTCATGTTGTCCAACGACTCATGGGGCCGTTCTTCGTTGTAGTCTTTCCGCCAGGCTTCGGTCAGTTCCCTGACTTCAGATATGTTGCGGAAAATATATCTATCAAGAACAGCTCTTCTGTAGCTTCCGTTGAAGCGTTCAATGTAACCGTTCTGAGTGGGTTTGCCAGGCTGAATATAAATGATGTTAATCTCATTGCCTTTGCACCAATCTTTGAACACCTGAGCGATAAACTCAGGGCCATTGTCGCAGCGTATGTTCTTTGGTTTGCCATTCAGCCATATGACCTTTTCCAGAACTTTAATGACCCGTTTTGCCGGCATGGACATCGATATCTCCTGCGCCACGGCAATCTTGCAGGCATCATCTATGATGTTAAGAACACGGAACTGTCTTCCGCACTCAATCCTGTCACTGATAAAATCAATAGACCAGGTAATATTGGGCTCTTCAGGCATAACCAGAGGGTTTTTTAACCCTTGCAGGCAGACGTTTCTTCAATCGGCTTCGTTTCTCATAGTGCATTGCCTTGTACACCCTGTAAACCTTCTTGTGGTCCCATCCCTTACCCTCACGTCTCAGTCTTGAATAAATCTTC
Protein-coding sequences here:
- a CDS encoding tyrosine-type recombinase/integrase yields the protein MKYYYSNGEGLNVRLFRDIRRRDKSGDCPLRWCITFNRKRIYYSTGKSLNADDWELFEKSEPKEFNKKNANHLKPLFEDLSNYFNKILEPKVKSLSDNFSFDALNIELGKSDIKTVNDAFNSKIDALIKSNRIGNSTIYKTVRNSLENYKGKNISFNSITVSFLNNYEAHLTAEGVKTATISLYIRTLRAIINNDGKPYLKDDAYPFGRGKYLIKTSKGGEKIALTLRQIHAIESLDCGDQLTEFCRDLWLFSFYGSGINFTDIFRLKYTDIVLGELNFVRYKTRNTRNDETYLNVPILEPMKKIIKKHGNTSKGGYIFPLLNDCTNEQDRRKKIFNITHESNKRIKAICRELKHDDGTLMIPDYDSVNNYTARHSYATILNKLRVPESFISQQLGHSTQTVTQGYFGAYDRDARFEYNSLLLKLDGDSKVKYMNVI
- a CDS encoding integrase core domain-containing protein, with the protein product MPEEPNITWSIDFISDRIECGRQFRVLNIIDDACKIAVAQEISMSMPAKRVIKVLEKVIWLNGKPKNIRCDNGPEFIAQVFKDWCKGNEINIIYIQPGKPTQNGYIERFNGSYRRAVLDRYIFRNISEVRELTEAWRKDYNEERPHESLDNMTPFEYREELIKRKEAV